In Salinigranum marinum, one DNA window encodes the following:
- a CDS encoding PLDc N-terminal domain-containing protein, translating to MASLRSPVVLFVGFLVFVTVPLVAMWVAVGDLALLARLAGFVLYFLVAHVVLPAWVYLDARSAGDDYAVAWTVVSFLVPLVGALVYLLLVRGRRDATSSG from the coding sequence ATGGCTTCCCTCCGCTCCCCGGTCGTCCTGTTCGTCGGCTTCCTCGTCTTCGTCACGGTGCCGCTCGTCGCGATGTGGGTGGCGGTCGGCGACCTCGCGCTCCTCGCACGGCTCGCCGGCTTCGTGCTGTACTTCCTCGTCGCGCACGTCGTCCTCCCCGCCTGGGTCTACCTCGACGCCCGGTCGGCCGGCGACGACTACGCGGTCGCCTGGACCGTCGTCAGCTTCCTCGTCCCGCTCGTCGGCGCGCTGGTGTATCTGCTCTTGGTCCGTGGGCGGCGCGACGCGACCTCGAGCGGATGA